In Nitrososphaerota archaeon, the genomic stretch TTAAGAAGATCGAATCAAAACCTGACGGCTTCATAACTCAGATTGTAACAGAGGCAGATCAGATCTTATGGCTTAGAGACCTCTGCAGATCAAACAACATCGAACTGGTAGCAACACTTCTAGCACCAACCCCAAAGAACTTGGCTTCAGCAGAGAAGATCGGGTTAAGGTGGCAACCAGATGAGGCGAAGACAATACATCTAGCTCAAACACTCTTCAGAGAAGGTGTAGACGTATCACTCACTTCACCTTGGAGTTTTAAAGACGGATTGGAGTTTGCGAGAAGACTTAGGTTATACAAATAACCCTTTTAAAAGGGATGATTCTGCTCCTACTAGGCAAACCTTGGTGTGAAGCCGATGATAGATAAAGGTGCTGTAGATAGAATCCTCGATTCATACGATCTGAAGAATATTTCAATCGGCGCCCTAGGAAGCCACTCAGCCCTAGATATAGCCGATGGTGCTAAGGATGAGGGGTTCAGAACTGTTATAGTGTGTCAAGAGGGGAGGGAGAAGCCCTACCTCCTCTACAAGAGGATAGTAGATGAGGTTATAATGCTTAAGCGGTTCAGCGACATAATTAGGCCAGAGGTTCAGAAGCAGCTGAGGGATAAGAATACTATTTTCGTGCCGCACCGATCATTCACAACATATGTCGACTACGACTCTATAGAGAATCGGTTTGAGGTCCCTATATTTGGGAACAGAATGATACTTAGAGCTGAGGAGAGGAGTGCGCCGATAAACCAGTATCACATACTTGAGAGAGCTGGGATAAGGTATCCTAAGGTGTTTAACGGCCCTGATGAGATAGATCGCCCAGTCATAGTCAAGGTTCACGAGGCTAAGAGGAGGATAGAGCGAGCCTTCTTTGTAGCATCTTCTGCGAGCGACTTCTACGCCAAGGTTAGGGAGAGGGTGGAGAAGGGGATAATTGCTGAGGAGGATGTTACTGCTGCGAAGATAGAGGAGTTTATCATAGGCACATACTTTAACTTCAACTACTTCTACTCACCAACCTTGGATAGGGTTGAGTTTCTGGGCATAGACCGAAGACTTCAAACAGATTTGTTTGACTACGTTACGCTACCCGCTAGGCAGCAGTTAGAGATCGATATACCTCTGCAGAACATCGAGATAGGTCATACACCAGCAACGATAAGGGAGTCGATGCTCGAGAAGGTTTTCGAGATAGGTGAGAGGTTTGTAAAAGCGACCAAAGAAATGTTCCCACCTGGCATAATAGGGCCCTTTGCTCTCCAATCTGCTGTGACGAAGGATCTTGAAATAGTTGTTTACGACGTTTCGCCAAGGGTGCCGGGGAGCCCAATAATCTCGACCACCTCACCCTACACAAAGTACCTTTTTGGTCAAAGTGTTTCTACGGGGCGTAGGATCGCTATGGAGATAAAGAGGGCTATCGAGTTAGGTCGGCTGAAGGATGTGGTCACATGAAGACGGTTGCGACCCTCGGCTCACATTGTGCTCTACAGCTGCTTAAGGGTGCTAAGGATGAGGGGCTGCGCACCCTCCTAGTCTGCTTGAAAAAGAGAGCAAACCTATACAGAAGGTTCAGGTTCATCGAGAAGTACATCTTTGTGGATAGGTTTGACGAAGTTGTGAAGCCTGAGATACAAGAGGAGCTGTTGCGCGAAGGCTCTATTCTAATCCCGCACGGCACTTTGATCTCAGAGGTCGGTGTGGACCTTGTTGAGAAGAATCTGAAGGTTCCTATCTTTGGTAACAGGTGGATACTTAGGTGGGAAGCTGATAGGGTGCTGAAGGAGAAGCTGATGAGGGAAGCTGGTTTGAAGCCTCCACCACAGCTCAGGCCTGAGGAGATAGATAGGCTATGTATAGTGAAGTTACCTGGGGCTGCTGGTGGAAGGGGCTACTTTCTTGTGTCGAGCAGCGAAGAGTTTAACCGCGCTGTAGAGAGGTTGAGGGCTGCTGGTCTGATAAAGGGTGTTGACGAGCTCTACATACAGGAGTATTGTGTAGGTGTACCGGTCTACTTTCAATACTTTTACTCCCCGCTTGAGGAGAGGTTGGAGCTGCTTGGCATAGATA encodes the following:
- a CDS encoding formate--phosphoribosylaminoimidazolecarboxamide ligase family protein, with amino-acid sequence MIDKGAVDRILDSYDLKNISIGALGSHSALDIADGAKDEGFRTVIVCQEGREKPYLLYKRIVDEVIMLKRFSDIIRPEVQKQLRDKNTIFVPHRSFTTYVDYDSIENRFEVPIFGNRMILRAEERSAPINQYHILERAGIRYPKVFNGPDEIDRPVIVKVHEAKRRIERAFFVASSASDFYAKVRERVEKGIIAEEDVTAAKIEEFIIGTYFNFNYFYSPTLDRVEFLGIDRRLQTDLFDYVTLPARQQLEIDIPLQNIEIGHTPATIRESMLEKVFEIGERFVKATKEMFPPGIIGPFALQSAVTKDLEIVVYDVSPRVPGSPIISTTSPYTKYLFGQSVSTGRRIAMEIKRAIELGRLKDVVT
- a CDS encoding formate--phosphoribosylaminoimidazolecarboxamide ligase gives rise to the protein MKTVATLGSHCALQLLKGAKDEGLRTLLVCLKKRANLYRRFRFIEKYIFVDRFDEVVKPEIQEELLREGSILIPHGTLISEVGVDLVEKNLKVPIFGNRWILRWEADRVLKEKLMREAGLKPPPQLRPEEIDRLCIVKLPGAAGGRGYFLVSSSEEFNRAVERLRAAGLIKGVDELYIQEYCVGVPVYFQYFYSPLEERLELLGIDRRYETTVDSIGRIPAKYQLESEIPLTYIVVGNIPLVLRESLLDEAYRIGEAFVEASKKSVPPGMIGPFCIEGVYTERGSFVPFEFSARIVAGTNLYIDGSPYSKLLYDEPMSMGRRIAREIRLGLERGELDELLT